From a single Solenopsis invicta isolate M01_SB chromosome 4, UNIL_Sinv_3.0, whole genome shotgun sequence genomic region:
- the LOC105200162 gene encoding F-box/WD repeat-containing protein mec-15 isoform X1, with amino-acid sequence MVDENASCVHDSEEGTQLSLQHLPHEIFLHICSFLKMGTSLYSLSLVCKRFYQILKDASFWRKEIIHRWPDARDSPFLYPKRPDELYMKFLYVAIEKETAVWERYYNSMDEMAIFGKNFTSDTMLRMPDGTTCIVAASHYSLIYWKLPSHEELLTRMSLAHKIRAYIWGLCDTTHEISANHDRIDFVHHTEILDLTAIDNTIYSCSWDQTVKSFMLTDTGFVQLTTYNTNEPNCAKCMSSGPMQSLFATGSERGSIFVFDSRLGPKPITKYRLKDGPVIKLAMDSEYILSLNQRMSVWDQRAGKIMKSITFPNEATCMSMQKDWVCVGDTYGEVHVLNPKNGFKLVKSYSIGSSNEIITGVHLTHGCLISCIKDVYGGTVKIGNLTNPSKMIRDIWPKFRPICRMNYLNGTFTISRNNIISVWRPK; translated from the exons ATGGTTGACGAGAATGCAAGCTGCGTGCACGACAGCGAAGAGGGTACACAACTATCACTGCAGCATCTCCCGCATGAG atttttcttcatatatgcTCCTTCTTGAAGATGGGGACCTCGTTATATAGTTTGAGCCTTGTGTGCAAAAGGTTCTACCAAATTTTAAAGGATGCCTCATTTTGGAGGAAGGAAATTATCCATAGGTGGCCGGATGCTCGCGATAGTCCGTTCTTGTATCCAA AAAGACCCGACGAgctatatatgaaatttttatacgtCGCAATCGAGAAAGAAACAGCGGTATGGGAACGATACTACAACTCCATGGATGAAATGGCAATTTTCGGCAAAAATTTTACGAGCGATACTATGCTACGGATGCCC GATGGAACCACTTGTATAGTAGCCGCGAGTCATTACAGTCTGATTTACTGGAAACTTCCATCGCACGAGGAGCTACTCACGAGGATGAGCTTAGCTCACAAAATTAGGGCTTATATATGGGGGTTGTGTGATACTACGCACGAAATCTCTGCAAACCACGATCGCATAGATTTTGTGCATCACACAGAAATCTTGGATCTGACGGCGATAGACAACACGATCTACAGTTGCAGCTGGGACCAGACCGTCAAGTCGTTTATGCTTACGGATACCGGCTTCGTCCAGCTAACAACATACAACAC GAATGAACCAAATTGCGCGAAATGCATGTCGTCGGGTCCGATGCAGTCTCTCTTTGCGACAGGCTCGGAACGCGGGAGCATATTCGTGTTCGATTCGAGATTGGGACCCAAGCCGATTACGAAGTACCGGCTGAAAGACGGACCCGTGATTAAGCTCGCTATGGACTCGGAATACATCTTGTCTCTCAACCAAAGGATGTCGGTTTGGGATCAAAGGGCTGGGAAGATTATGAAGTCTATTACA tttccAAATGAAGCCACATGCATGAGCATGCAAAAGGATTGGGTTTGCGTTGGAGACACGTACGGCGAAGTGCACGTGCTAAATCCAAAGAACGGTTTCAAATTGGTAAAATCTTATTCCATTGGCTCATCGAATGAGATTATAACAGGGGTGCATCTGACGCATGGATGTTTGATAAGCTGCATAAAAGATGTATATGGGGGCACAGTCAAAATTGGAAACCTTACAAATCCTTCAAAAATGATTAGAGACATATGGCCGAAATTCAGACCAATTTGCAGA
- the LOC105200162 gene encoding F-box/WD repeat-containing protein mec-15 isoform X2, translated as MQAACTTAKRIFLHICSFLKMGTSLYSLSLVCKRFYQILKDASFWRKEIIHRWPDARDSPFLYPKRPDELYMKFLYVAIEKETAVWERYYNSMDEMAIFGKNFTSDTMLRMPDGTTCIVAASHYSLIYWKLPSHEELLTRMSLAHKIRAYIWGLCDTTHEISANHDRIDFVHHTEILDLTAIDNTIYSCSWDQTVKSFMLTDTGFVQLTTYNTNEPNCAKCMSSGPMQSLFATGSERGSIFVFDSRLGPKPITKYRLKDGPVIKLAMDSEYILSLNQRMSVWDQRAGKIMKSITFPNEATCMSMQKDWVCVGDTYGEVHVLNPKNGFKLVKSYSIGSSNEIITGVHLTHGCLISCIKDVYGGTVKIGNLTNPSKMIRDIWPKFRPICRMNYLNGTFTISRNNIISVWRPK; from the exons ATGCAAGCTGCGTGCACGACAGCGAAGAGG atttttcttcatatatgcTCCTTCTTGAAGATGGGGACCTCGTTATATAGTTTGAGCCTTGTGTGCAAAAGGTTCTACCAAATTTTAAAGGATGCCTCATTTTGGAGGAAGGAAATTATCCATAGGTGGCCGGATGCTCGCGATAGTCCGTTCTTGTATCCAA AAAGACCCGACGAgctatatatgaaatttttatacgtCGCAATCGAGAAAGAAACAGCGGTATGGGAACGATACTACAACTCCATGGATGAAATGGCAATTTTCGGCAAAAATTTTACGAGCGATACTATGCTACGGATGCCC GATGGAACCACTTGTATAGTAGCCGCGAGTCATTACAGTCTGATTTACTGGAAACTTCCATCGCACGAGGAGCTACTCACGAGGATGAGCTTAGCTCACAAAATTAGGGCTTATATATGGGGGTTGTGTGATACTACGCACGAAATCTCTGCAAACCACGATCGCATAGATTTTGTGCATCACACAGAAATCTTGGATCTGACGGCGATAGACAACACGATCTACAGTTGCAGCTGGGACCAGACCGTCAAGTCGTTTATGCTTACGGATACCGGCTTCGTCCAGCTAACAACATACAACAC GAATGAACCAAATTGCGCGAAATGCATGTCGTCGGGTCCGATGCAGTCTCTCTTTGCGACAGGCTCGGAACGCGGGAGCATATTCGTGTTCGATTCGAGATTGGGACCCAAGCCGATTACGAAGTACCGGCTGAAAGACGGACCCGTGATTAAGCTCGCTATGGACTCGGAATACATCTTGTCTCTCAACCAAAGGATGTCGGTTTGGGATCAAAGGGCTGGGAAGATTATGAAGTCTATTACA tttccAAATGAAGCCACATGCATGAGCATGCAAAAGGATTGGGTTTGCGTTGGAGACACGTACGGCGAAGTGCACGTGCTAAATCCAAAGAACGGTTTCAAATTGGTAAAATCTTATTCCATTGGCTCATCGAATGAGATTATAACAGGGGTGCATCTGACGCATGGATGTTTGATAAGCTGCATAAAAGATGTATATGGGGGCACAGTCAAAATTGGAAACCTTACAAATCCTTCAAAAATGATTAGAGACATATGGCCGAAATTCAGACCAATTTGCAGA